In Natronomonas halophila, one DNA window encodes the following:
- a CDS encoding trans-sulfuration enzyme family protein — protein MADFDTTAFITEAVHSGEEVAELSSESGDVVSPIHLATHHAMRSPGVAEHDYKYSRFGNPTRDALETRLARLIGANEAIAFSSGTAAIATACLALCDSGDHVVAFDGVYGGTRVLFDDLLREQMGVDIEYVDATNTDAIEAAIRPETSLLWLETPTNPLLKLCDLHGAAEIARENGVKLGVDNTFATPYFQRPLEIGADVVVHSTTKYLNGHSDSTGGVVATDDSDIAERVSELQQYTLGNLLPPFDAYLVLRGVKTLPLRMTQHETNAQAIADYLVDHSAVSEVNYPGLESHPQHALARRQMDGFGGIVSFELDATEAETRAVIEELDLFTTAVSLGGVESLVDHPWTMSASFMPAADRREAGISESLVRMPVGIESSTDLIRDIEQALNYL, from the coding sequence ATGGCTGATTTCGACACGACGGCGTTCATCACGGAAGCGGTTCACAGCGGTGAGGAAGTGGCCGAACTGAGCTCCGAATCGGGGGACGTCGTCTCACCGATTCATCTCGCGACACATCACGCGATGCGTTCTCCCGGGGTTGCCGAACACGATTACAAATACTCCCGGTTCGGGAATCCAACACGGGACGCGCTCGAAACACGCCTCGCTCGACTCATCGGAGCGAACGAGGCCATCGCGTTCAGTTCCGGGACAGCAGCCATCGCGACGGCGTGTCTCGCCCTCTGTGATTCCGGCGATCATGTCGTCGCGTTCGACGGGGTCTACGGCGGTACGAGAGTCCTGTTCGACGATTTACTGCGAGAACAGATGGGCGTCGACATCGAGTACGTGGACGCGACGAACACTGACGCGATCGAGGCTGCGATTCGACCTGAGACGAGCCTCCTCTGGCTGGAAACGCCGACCAACCCACTACTGAAGCTCTGTGACCTGCATGGAGCGGCCGAAATCGCCCGCGAGAACGGAGTGAAACTCGGCGTCGATAACACATTCGCTACGCCGTACTTCCAACGACCGCTCGAAATCGGTGCGGACGTCGTCGTTCACAGTACGACCAAATATCTGAACGGTCATAGCGATTCGACCGGCGGCGTAGTTGCGACCGACGATTCGGACATCGCCGAACGCGTCTCGGAACTTCAGCAGTACACCCTTGGGAATCTACTCCCCCCGTTCGACGCATATCTCGTCCTCCGTGGGGTGAAGACGCTCCCCCTGCGAATGACCCAACACGAAACGAACGCGCAGGCCATTGCGGACTATCTCGTCGACCATTCGGCCGTCAGCGAGGTGAACTATCCGGGGCTCGAATCCCATCCGCAGCATGCGTTGGCCCGGCGACAGATGGACGGGTTCGGCGGCATCGTCTCGTTCGAACTGGATGCCACCGAAGCAGAAACGAGAGCGGTAATCGAGGAACTGGACCTGTTCACGACCGCGGTGAGTCTCGGGGGCGTCGAATCCTTGGTCGACCACCCCTGGACGATGTCGGCTTCGTTTATGCCAGCGGCGGACCGCCGCGAAGCAGGAATCTCGGAGTCGCTCGTGCGGATGCCGGTCGGTATCGAGAGTAGTACGGATTTGATTCGGGATATCGAACAAGCGTTGAACTACCTTTGA
- a CDS encoding NADPH-dependent FMN reductase, with protein sequence MKVTDSKHIVALCGSQRDGSHTRQALERALKAAEADGATTDLVDLAALDLPVFDPDRSDAGDATELRRRVRNADGVLLGSPMYHGSYSSVLKTALDYCGFDEFEETTVGLLVVSGGGFPTPALEHLRSVSRALDAWVLPHQVAIPDSHSAFEAGRLTDERLIERIETLGTDLVEYAGVESYPETTAACAVPTAD encoded by the coding sequence ATGAAAGTAACCGATAGCAAACATATCGTCGCGTTATGCGGTAGTCAGCGCGACGGCAGTCATACTCGGCAGGCACTCGAACGGGCCCTGAAAGCGGCCGAGGCTGACGGTGCCACGACCGACCTCGTTGACCTCGCCGCGCTGGATCTCCCCGTCTTTGACCCCGATCGGAGTGACGCCGGGGACGCTACGGAACTCCGCCGCCGCGTCCGGAATGCTGACGGGGTTTTGCTGGGTTCCCCGATGTACCATGGGTCGTACTCGTCGGTTCTGAAGACCGCACTCGATTACTGTGGGTTCGACGAGTTCGAAGAAACAACCGTCGGCCTACTGGTCGTCTCCGGTGGCGGATTCCCCACGCCTGCATTGGAGCATCTCCGGTCCGTTTCGCGGGCACTCGATGCGTGGGTGCTTCCCCATCAAGTCGCAATCCCCGATTCACACAGCGCCTTCGAAGCTGGCCGATTAACCGACGAGCGTCTAATCGAGCGCATCGAGACGCTTGGGACGGACCTCGTCGAATACGCCGGCGTCGAATCGTACCCGGAAACCACTGCCGCCTGTGCCGTTCCCACGGCTGATTAA
- a CDS encoding winged helix-turn-helix transcriptional regulator, which yields MSAETDSRQNEIETQNASACPVIEAIEQIGTPWRMNVIYALKEGETRFNELKRATGARSKTLSDALDVLVENDIVVRRMEEDAPVAVYYGLTTKGEALLDVLSDLDEWARDWGEEVPDETISAPTTTETAD from the coding sequence ATGTCCGCTGAGACCGACTCCCGACAGAACGAAATCGAGACACAGAACGCATCCGCCTGCCCCGTCATAGAGGCCATCGAGCAGATCGGGACACCGTGGCGTATGAACGTCATCTATGCGCTCAAAGAGGGTGAAACGCGGTTCAACGAACTCAAACGGGCGACGGGCGCCCGCTCGAAGACCCTCTCGGATGCACTCGACGTACTGGTCGAGAACGATATCGTGGTCCGAAGGATGGAAGAAGACGCGCCAGTCGCTGTCTACTACGGCCTTACGACAAAAGGGGAGGCGCTCCTCGACGTGTTATCGGACCTGGACGAGTGGGCCCGGGACTGGGGTGAAGAGGTCCCGGATGAGACAATTTCCGCCCCCACGACGACTGAAACGGCCGATTGA
- a CDS encoding SDR family NAD(P)-dependent oxidoreductase — translation MNGLSGKTALVTGAGSGIGRASAFRFAEEDANVVVADVVEDTGRETAERIQDAGGNATFVEVDVSDLASVEHMVDVAVETYGSLDFAHNNAGILTDFVEVTGIQEGQWDKIIDVNLKGIWACLKAELPVMEQQGHGAIVNTASEAGLVGMGGLSSYSASKHGVVGLTKSVALEYASRGIRVNAIAPGPTKTNIQSGMLGGDPGETPSLRDRVKTAVKLIRTAIRTLRADYDTSAMREVPMDRIAEPEEMAGVVAFLCSNDASYITGHTVPVDGGQAAD, via the coding sequence ATGAACGGGTTAAGCGGGAAGACCGCCCTCGTGACAGGGGCTGGCTCTGGAATCGGCCGTGCGTCGGCGTTCCGGTTCGCCGAAGAAGACGCCAACGTGGTCGTCGCTGACGTCGTCGAAGACACCGGCCGCGAGACTGCCGAACGGATTCAGGACGCGGGCGGAAACGCCACGTTCGTCGAGGTGGATGTCTCCGACCTCGCGTCCGTCGAACACATGGTCGATGTCGCCGTGGAAACGTACGGGAGCCTCGATTTCGCGCACAACAACGCCGGCATTCTCACCGACTTCGTCGAGGTCACCGGTATTCAGGAGGGCCAGTGGGACAAGATTATCGACGTGAACCTCAAAGGCATCTGGGCCTGCCTCAAGGCCGAACTTCCGGTAATGGAGCAGCAGGGACACGGCGCTATCGTCAACACCGCCTCCGAAGCGGGATTGGTCGGGATGGGCGGCCTATCCAGTTATTCGGCGAGCAAGCACGGCGTCGTCGGACTGACGAAATCGGTCGCACTCGAATACGCCAGCCGCGGCATTCGCGTTAACGCGATTGCGCCGGGGCCGACGAAGACGAACATCCAGTCGGGCATGCTCGGCGGCGACCCGGGCGAGACGCCGTCGCTGCGTGACCGCGTCAAGACGGCCGTCAAACTGATTCGGACGGCGATTCGGACCCTACGTGCCGACTACGATACCTCGGCGATGCGTGAGGTGCCGATGGACCGGATCGCCGAACCCGAAGAGATGGCTGGCGTGGTGGCGTTCCTCTGTTCGAACGATGCCTCGTACATCACCGGCCACACGGTTCCGGTCGATGGCGGTCAGGCGGCCGATTGA
- a CDS encoding sensor histidine kinase: protein MSFTTETIHPRYGFYALGWLCFGLGIVHSYVEGSGLESLLEMLMITGVSTIILYTGYELSGRPISEAGQWRALLIGTLVAGSFAVMAFAIWMTWSLDGRNDELSFLLSFATTLGAAVGTRVSLFAVESNEQLAETQELTKLLRINQRVLRHNLRNELSVVLGHLGNIERATETDDVTDDLRVIREHLDGLLETSDRTRKIVSIWDTPGSVDLELTSVIENQLQQVRQEYPTGTLSSTLPEECWVTAHPALPIAIEEALTNALEHNTTDVSVTVTAAFRDDDTVQLTIADTGTGLPETDREAITLPEETPLSHTRGLGLWILYWATQMSDGTIAFEDNDPTGTVVRITLPAASVR, encoded by the coding sequence ATGTCGTTCACAACCGAAACCATCCACCCTCGATATGGATTCTACGCGCTCGGGTGGCTCTGTTTCGGGCTTGGAATCGTCCACTCCTATGTCGAAGGCAGCGGGCTGGAATCGCTCCTCGAGATGCTCATGATTACGGGTGTCTCCACGATAATACTCTATACGGGGTATGAACTCTCCGGGCGACCGATATCCGAGGCCGGCCAATGGCGAGCGTTGCTGATTGGCACGCTCGTAGCCGGGTCGTTCGCGGTTATGGCGTTCGCCATCTGGATGACGTGGTCGCTGGATGGGCGTAACGACGAACTTTCCTTTCTCCTCTCGTTTGCGACGACTCTCGGCGCGGCAGTCGGCACCCGTGTGAGTCTCTTTGCGGTTGAATCAAACGAACAGTTGGCCGAAACACAAGAACTCACCAAACTGCTCAGAATAAATCAACGGGTCTTACGCCACAACCTTCGGAACGAACTCTCGGTCGTCCTTGGGCATCTCGGAAACATCGAACGTGCTACTGAAACCGACGACGTCACCGACGACCTCCGCGTGATTCGTGAGCATCTCGATGGGCTTCTCGAAACCAGCGACCGGACGCGAAAGATCGTCTCGATCTGGGATACTCCCGGGTCGGTCGACCTGGAGTTGACGTCGGTAATCGAAAACCAACTCCAGCAGGTCCGGCAGGAATACCCGACCGGGACGCTCTCTTCGACCCTGCCGGAGGAATGCTGGGTAACCGCCCATCCCGCACTTCCGATTGCGATTGAGGAGGCGCTCACGAACGCTCTCGAACACAACACGACCGATGTGTCGGTCACCGTTACGGCTGCGTTTCGAGACGACGACACGGTCCAACTCACGATTGCGGACACGGGGACCGGTCTCCCGGAGACCGACCGGGAGGCGATAACGCTCCCGGAAGAAACCCCGCTCTCTCATACCCGGGGGCTCGGCCTGTGGATTCTCTATTGGGCGACTCAGATGTCAGATGGAACCATCGCTTTCGAGGACAACGACCCGACCGGGACCGTCGTCAGAATCACGCTCCCGGCAGCATCCGTTCGTTAA